A single region of the Selenomonas sp. oral taxon 920 genome encodes:
- a CDS encoding translocation/assembly module TamB domain-containing protein: MRRKACVGIAAIAAILICAAVLIHIIRAQAFMAEAGRMAESLVAQKLGTAVHIGAVEIRSLHELKMDDVIIYDKQAEPVLRADEARVTLRLLSLLLSPETSLDEIVLVGAHAAVVQRADGSWNYGDIGADDTEPSTFEGRIRTERATATVVTDGRTYELDNITGMAEIDRGDISYDLTGALAGIPLHARGAYVGGTQELYLSADDAELLPLLDYLPDGALSEDVQINALHADHVWLNLRRVDGVLTLDGHVDGARGMADIYGTEMQLKSSALKFDEHALFLAATAEAEGQTARADGTIRFDTEAPYLDLMLHAQDFAVDRLLRDSPYAGAVSGEIHVTGTLGALSAAGQLTAEEGTVYGTPFHAAAADVSYADGEILLRSLTGEIFGGRLSGEGIFDTDDKSYTAHLTADAASLAQLRAADVPLPEGMDGTLRVDLGISGRGTESSALRVYGSAEVLDGVYRNIPVERASASFLLQGKDLTIDFLSLNLANDTDLGVEGRIMGGSALDLHFYGGHADLSLLNHLDDRFHFSGLADFSGEVHGDIHDPHVDMRVSATNGDLLYQPFDSLLFRADGSLSGIGIYDFSMERGGREVWLVNGTIGFTGERRIDLQIDTMGARMEDVAALVAPDQPITGNIDNIIKFTGTLDNPHAVGYVHFYRGSYAGAVLSGMDGDYFLEDGIIRVQVFHIYSPMVDMVLNGTISSQGLLNFDAEVRDLDMKRFEHKLPYEVEGHGVFNGKVGGTISRPIFRGTLKADVITMNGVQLRDIHSFVHYENGIIEMQKTGFRQGEEGRVSAALHYDIQTRALRGSMDMENMDVAALLALANQSENRIAGRMTSAVQLGGTLDNPSIALTGEIAEGAFASYPLSDVALDMELADRVLTLRHLSGTQGSGSFSAVGTADFDGMANVDIAASDIALGLFTTFAGVAEDVTGTASLTAHIGGLTQNPEADVKITAKNGGVNGASFDELTGEAQLRNSVIHLNGLTVTKYVDGVAYQASARGTLPLRALRAEHDEVLSAYEQFDLTLSLDKADLSLLPVFSKQVEWALGRTEGSLKLQGSLAAPRLTGTLRVINGAVKLRYFEHPLTDLQIQLDAFGDAISVRECTARMGSGACMMTGRMELAGMHPTAYDFSFVMNGLGIKTSFFDGPISGSLRLTEDEYMGEKLPKLSGTIDIDRALVTIPSIPDTDDELPHIILDVGLQVDRHVHFFSPNLYDMHPSGYVHFGGTTRHPHTTGTIGVRRGDTVSYLRTVFKIREGTATFNQMESFLPEIAFYAETRLTYTRVFLSAHGPLDHMDFRLGSSPEMSEEEIIRMLTLRSAYRSGEGGITAADILSIGLQMSVLSEVEDSVKNFLHLDVLRLSSGSGALFETKNDEAVKKYENEYNIEIGKYLGDRVLVRYVQGLGAASDKHRFGVQYDFSDKFGISYDREGSDQLIGVEARIRF, from the coding sequence ATGAGACGGAAGGCGTGTGTCGGAATTGCAGCGATCGCGGCAATTCTCATCTGCGCAGCAGTCCTCATTCATATTATACGCGCCCAGGCCTTCATGGCGGAGGCCGGTCGGATGGCAGAGAGTCTCGTGGCGCAGAAGCTTGGGACAGCTGTGCACATTGGTGCGGTAGAGATCCGTTCTCTGCATGAACTGAAAATGGACGATGTCATTATCTATGATAAGCAGGCGGAGCCTGTCCTCCGTGCCGACGAGGCGCGGGTGACTCTTCGTCTGCTTTCGTTGCTTTTATCGCCTGAAACCTCGCTGGATGAGATCGTTCTCGTGGGGGCGCACGCCGCCGTCGTACAGCGTGCCGACGGCTCGTGGAACTACGGCGACATTGGTGCAGACGACACAGAGCCGAGTACGTTCGAGGGGCGTATTCGCACAGAACGTGCGACGGCAACGGTTGTGACGGATGGGCGCACGTACGAATTGGATAACATTACGGGGATGGCTGAGATTGACCGAGGTGATATCTCCTACGATCTCACAGGCGCGCTCGCTGGGATTCCCCTGCATGCGCGCGGCGCCTACGTCGGCGGCACGCAGGAACTGTATCTTTCCGCAGACGATGCGGAGCTCCTGCCGCTCCTTGACTATCTCCCCGATGGTGCGTTGTCGGAGGATGTACAGATCAATGCACTGCACGCTGATCACGTGTGGCTGAACCTCCGCCGTGTGGATGGTGTGCTGACACTCGACGGGCATGTTGACGGTGCGCGTGGAATGGCGGATATCTATGGAACGGAGATGCAACTAAAGAGTTCTGCCCTCAAATTCGACGAGCATGCGCTGTTTCTCGCAGCGACGGCAGAGGCAGAGGGGCAGACGGCGCGCGCCGATGGGACAATTCGGTTCGATACGGAGGCGCCCTATCTCGACCTCATGCTGCATGCGCAGGATTTTGCCGTGGATCGGCTTCTCCGTGACAGCCCCTATGCGGGGGCTGTGTCGGGGGAGATCCACGTAACGGGGACGCTCGGTGCACTCTCTGCTGCGGGACAGCTTACTGCGGAGGAGGGCACTGTGTATGGAACGCCCTTCCATGCGGCAGCGGCAGATGTTTCCTATGCCGACGGAGAAATCCTGCTGCGCAGCCTGACGGGGGAGATCTTTGGCGGCAGGCTCTCAGGGGAGGGCATCTTTGATACGGACGACAAATCCTATACGGCGCATCTGACGGCGGATGCTGCCTCACTCGCGCAGCTGCGTGCAGCAGACGTGCCTCTGCCGGAGGGGATGGACGGCACGCTGCGCGTCGATCTCGGCATCAGCGGGAGGGGGACGGAGTCCTCTGCCCTGCGGGTCTATGGAAGTGCAGAGGTGCTGGACGGCGTATACCGCAATATTCCTGTGGAACGTGCGAGTGCGTCCTTCCTCCTGCAGGGAAAAGATCTGACGATCGACTTTCTCAGCCTGAACCTTGCCAACGATACGGATCTCGGGGTCGAGGGGCGGATTATGGGCGGCTCTGCGCTCGACCTGCACTTCTACGGGGGGCATGCAGATCTCTCGCTGCTGAATCATCTGGACGACCGCTTCCATTTTTCGGGGCTGGCGGATTTCTCGGGAGAGGTTCACGGCGATATTCACGATCCTCATGTAGATATGCGGGTTTCTGCAACGAACGGCGATCTCCTGTATCAGCCGTTTGACAGCCTGCTCTTTCGTGCAGACGGCTCGCTCTCCGGAATCGGCATCTATGATTTCTCGATGGAGCGCGGCGGACGTGAGGTCTGGCTCGTGAACGGTACGATCGGTTTCACGGGCGAGCGGCGCATTGATCTTCAGATTGACACGATGGGTGCGCGCATGGAGGATGTGGCGGCTCTCGTTGCGCCGGATCAGCCGATTACGGGCAACATCGACAACATCATCAAGTTCACGGGGACGCTCGACAATCCCCATGCGGTCGGCTATGTCCACTTCTATCGCGGCAGCTATGCGGGAGCCGTGCTCTCTGGTATGGACGGCGACTACTTCCTCGAGGACGGGATCATTCGCGTGCAGGTGTTCCACATCTATTCGCCGATGGTGGACATGGTTCTGAACGGTACGATCAGTTCACAGGGGCTGCTGAATTTTGACGCTGAGGTGCGCGATCTCGACATGAAGCGCTTCGAGCACAAGCTGCCGTATGAGGTCGAGGGACATGGCGTGTTCAACGGAAAGGTCGGGGGCACGATCTCTCGTCCGATTTTTCGCGGCACACTCAAGGCTGATGTGATTACCATGAATGGTGTGCAGCTGCGCGATATACACAGCTTCGTTCACTATGAAAACGGCATCATTGAGATGCAGAAAACGGGCTTCCGCCAAGGAGAGGAAGGCCGTGTGTCGGCAGCGCTGCACTACGATATACAGACGCGGGCGCTGCGCGGCTCGATGGATATGGAGAACATGGATGTGGCGGCGCTGCTCGCGCTTGCCAACCAAAGTGAGAACCGTATTGCGGGGCGAATGACGAGTGCGGTGCAGCTTGGCGGCACGCTGGACAATCCGTCCATTGCGCTGACCGGAGAGATCGCGGAGGGGGCGTTTGCCTCCTATCCGCTCAGTGATGTGGCGCTTGATATGGAGCTTGCGGATCGCGTGCTGACCCTGCGGCACCTCTCGGGGACGCAGGGGAGCGGGTCGTTTTCTGCCGTTGGAACAGCGGATTTTGACGGCATGGCGAACGTCGATATTGCAGCGTCGGATATTGCACTCGGTCTCTTTACAACCTTTGCGGGGGTTGCGGAGGATGTGACGGGGACGGCATCCCTGACCGCGCATATCGGCGGCCTTACGCAGAACCCTGAGGCGGATGTGAAGATTACGGCGAAGAACGGCGGCGTGAACGGTGCTTCGTTCGACGAACTGACGGGGGAGGCGCAGCTGCGCAATTCGGTTATTCACTTGAACGGGCTGACGGTGACGAAATATGTCGATGGCGTTGCCTATCAGGCAAGCGCCCGCGGGACGCTGCCCCTGCGCGCGCTGCGTGCGGAGCACGATGAAGTTCTGAGCGCGTATGAGCAGTTCGATCTGACGCTTTCACTCGACAAGGCCGACCTCTCCCTTCTGCCTGTGTTTTCAAAACAGGTGGAGTGGGCTCTCGGGCGCACGGAGGGCAGCCTGAAGCTGCAGGGGTCGCTTGCGGCACCGCGTCTTACGGGCACACTGCGTGTCATAAACGGTGCGGTGAAACTGCGTTATTTCGAGCATCCGCTGACGGACCTGCAGATTCAGCTCGATGCGTTCGGCGATGCCATATCCGTGCGGGAATGTACGGCACGCATGGGCTCGGGTGCCTGCATGATGACGGGGCGCATGGAGCTCGCGGGGATGCACCCGACAGCATATGATTTTTCGTTTGTAATGAATGGGCTCGGGATCAAGACCTCGTTCTTTGATGGGCCGATCAGCGGTTCACTGCGTCTGACAGAGGACGAGTATATGGGCGAAAAACTGCCGAAACTCTCGGGGACGATCGACATCGACCGCGCACTTGTAACAATTCCGTCGATTCCGGACACGGACGACGAACTCCCGCACATCATCCTCGATGTGGGGCTGCAGGTCGATCGGCACGTTCATTTCTTCAGTCCAAATCTCTACGATATGCACCCGTCCGGCTATGTGCATTTCGGCGGTACCACGCGTCACCCGCACACGACGGGGACGATTGGTGTACGGCGCGGTGATACCGTCAGCTATCTGCGGACGGTGTTCAAGATCCGCGAGGGGACGGCGACGTTCAATCAAATGGAGTCGTTCCTGCCGGAGATCGCGTTCTATGCAGAGACGCGGCTCACGTATACGCGTGTGTTCCTCTCTGCACACGGACCGCTCGATCATATGGATTTCCGTCTCGGATCGAGTCCGGAGATGTCGGAGGAGGAGATCATCCGCATGCTCACCCTGCGCAGTGCTTACCGGAGCGGCGAGGGCGGCATTACGGCGGCAGACATCCTCTCCATCGGACTTCAGATGAGTGTTCTCTCCGAAGTGGAAGATTCTGTAAAGAATTTCCTCCATCTCGACGTGCTGCGCCTTTCGAGCGGCAGCGGTGCACTCTTTGAAACAAAGAACGATGAGGCGGTAAAGAAGTACGAGAATGAATACAACATTGAGATTGGAAAGTACCTCGGTGATCGCGTGCTCGTGCGCTATGTGCAGGGGCTGGGAGCGGCATCAGACAAGCACCGATTTGGTGTGCAGTACGATTTTAGCGACAAGTTCGGCATCTCGTATGACCGTGAGGGCTCCGATCAGCTGATCGGTGTGGAGGCTCGAATCAGATTCTAA
- a CDS encoding sigma-70 family RNA polymerase sigma factor: MFSEYVKKLADVQKLTPTEERELWCAYKKRGDEAARQRIIESYQPLVFREVMPYRALSSVMDAVQEGTIGLIEAVERYDPGRGAAFSLYAVHRIRGRIRDFLRHEGQADLPCLEAEMGTVETAKELLVDACPSVAELAEQHALVGVLGAAMERLPARERLVLEGVTIGGARAQTMAASLGVTPAQIYRLQQNGIRRIRGMLSRFMQHW, encoded by the coding sequence ATGTTTTCGGAGTATGTAAAAAAGCTTGCCGACGTGCAGAAATTAACACCAACAGAGGAGCGGGAACTGTGGTGCGCCTATAAGAAGAGGGGCGATGAGGCGGCACGGCAGCGGATTATCGAGTCCTATCAGCCGCTCGTCTTCCGTGAGGTCATGCCTTATCGGGCACTGTCCTCCGTCATGGACGCGGTACAGGAGGGCACCATCGGCTTGATCGAGGCGGTGGAACGCTACGACCCTGGACGCGGGGCGGCGTTCAGTCTCTACGCGGTGCATCGCATACGCGGACGCATTCGCGACTTCCTCCGGCATGAGGGGCAGGCGGATCTGCCCTGCCTCGAAGCGGAGATGGGAACGGTGGAGACGGCAAAGGAACTTCTTGTCGATGCGTGTCCCTCGGTTGCAGAGCTCGCGGAGCAACATGCGCTGGTCGGCGTGCTTGGTGCGGCGATGGAACGCCTGCCTGCACGGGAGCGACTCGTGCTTGAGGGGGTGACCATCGGCGGTGCACGCGCCCAGACGATGGCGGCATCGCTCGGCGTGACGCCGGCGCAGATCTATCGTCTGCAGCAGAACGGGATTCGCCGCATTCGCGGAATGCTCTCGCGTTTTATGCAGCATTGGTAA
- a CDS encoding preprotein translocase subunit SecG — MDADRTERAKSIRAARDWLTGAEHALAGEDDLAGDLKLMLARAELARIAADRRARLRRWALRLLPPLAAAMVLAWLLWEPPPAEKAVVQPPIPHTEQRVEVSAPAKESAERSAATEDSAAAILPAETRAPAAEERAVQEPPMQVTASAPVQPKAAAQPSRMPDADMQRLMQVGGKILRE; from the coding sequence ATGGACGCAGATCGCACGGAACGTGCGAAATCCATACGCGCGGCGCGTGACTGGCTCACGGGCGCGGAGCATGCGCTCGCGGGCGAGGACGATCTCGCGGGAGATCTAAAGCTCATGCTTGCACGCGCAGAGCTTGCGCGTATCGCGGCAGACCGCCGCGCACGTCTCCGACGGTGGGCACTTCGTCTGCTGCCGCCGCTCGCTGCAGCGATGGTTCTTGCGTGGCTCCTGTGGGAGCCTCCTCCTGCGGAGAAGGCTGTCGTTCAGCCGCCAATCCCGCATACAGAGCAGCGTGTGGAAGTATCTGCACCTGCGAAAGAGTCTGCGGAACGCTCCGCAGCGACGGAGGATTCCGCTGCAGCCATACTGCCTGCAGAGACACGCGCACCTGCGGCCGAGGAGCGTGCTGTGCAGGAGCCGCCGATGCAGGTCACAGCGTCTGCTCCCGTGCAGCCCAAAGCTGCAGCCCAGCCTTCGCGTATGCCGGATGCCGATATGCAGCGGCTCATGCAGGTGGGCGGCAAGATCTTACGGGAATAG